The proteins below are encoded in one region of Cellvibrio zantedeschiae:
- a CDS encoding ATP-binding cassette domain-containing protein, with the protein MTLIRAQGVSVVRNGRHLLKGADLTLEAGKIVTLIGPNGAGKTTLVRSVLGLIKIDEGRIERAPELRIGYMPQKLQLDASLPLNVDRFLLLGGPPGANLAEVQELTGIQKLGKSPMQLLSGGETQRVLLARALLRDPQLLVLDEPVQGVDVSGQSALYALINDIRKVRNCGVLLVSHDLHLVMATTDTVICLNQHVCCHGHPDKVTNDPAYLALFGASLADTAGATPQVALYHHHHDHQHDAHGNVIQGHVGCTDSCEHHHHG; encoded by the coding sequence ATGACTCTGATACGCGCACAGGGCGTCAGCGTTGTTCGCAACGGTCGCCACTTATTAAAGGGAGCCGATTTAACGCTGGAAGCAGGCAAAATTGTCACCCTGATTGGCCCTAACGGAGCCGGTAAAACAACGCTGGTACGCAGTGTTTTAGGGCTTATCAAAATCGACGAAGGAAGGATTGAGCGTGCGCCTGAGCTGCGTATTGGCTATATGCCACAAAAGCTCCAGCTTGATGCCAGCCTCCCTTTAAACGTTGACCGATTTCTACTTTTGGGTGGCCCGCCAGGCGCCAATTTGGCTGAAGTTCAAGAGCTAACCGGCATTCAAAAGCTGGGAAAAAGCCCCATGCAACTGCTGTCCGGCGGCGAAACCCAACGTGTATTACTGGCCCGCGCCCTGCTGCGCGATCCGCAATTACTGGTGCTCGACGAACCCGTTCAAGGTGTTGATGTGAGCGGTCAATCGGCGTTGTATGCCCTGATTAACGATATTCGTAAGGTGCGCAACTGCGGTGTTTTGCTGGTATCACACGATTTGCATCTGGTGATGGCGACAACAGATACGGTCATTTGCCTTAACCAGCATGTTTGCTGCCATGGGCACCCGGATAAAGTCACCAACGACCCCGCCTATCTCGCCCTTTTCGGCGCAAGTCTTGCCGATACCGCTGGCGCTACACCTCAAGTAGCGCTTTATCATCACCATCACGACCACCAACATGACGCTCATGGCAATGTGATTCAGGGTCATGTTGGTTGTACCGATTCTTGCGAGCATCATCACCATGGCTGA
- the lgt gene encoding prolipoprotein diacylglyceryl transferase produces MLVHPNPDPVAFHIGSWPVYWYGIMYGVAFLQFILLGNQRIKQPHIAAQGWTKEQVSDIIFYGMIGVIVGGRLGEVLFYRPAYFWEHPMEIPMTWLGGMSFHGGFLGVVVAMWLWARKHKHAIGNVFDFIAPLVPLGYAAGRFGNFINHELPGRAASADLPWAMQWPGVDHLVHPSPLYQTLVDGVLLFVIVWLFSRTQKPRWATGALYCMLYGCARFFTEYFRVPDWQIDIAGLAISSGQLLSLPMIAVGAAVLVWAYKYQPAVESVDLATKESKQESKKAARKKK; encoded by the coding sequence ATGCTTGTTCATCCCAATCCCGATCCCGTCGCCTTTCATATTGGCTCTTGGCCTGTGTATTGGTACGGCATCATGTACGGCGTGGCATTTTTACAGTTTATTTTGCTGGGCAATCAGCGTATCAAGCAGCCCCATATTGCCGCCCAGGGTTGGACGAAAGAGCAGGTTAGCGACATCATTTTTTACGGCATGATTGGCGTAATTGTGGGTGGGCGTTTGGGCGAGGTACTGTTTTATCGCCCCGCCTATTTTTGGGAGCACCCCATGGAAATTCCCATGACCTGGCTAGGGGGAATGTCGTTTCACGGCGGCTTTCTCGGCGTGGTTGTAGCCATGTGGCTTTGGGCACGCAAACACAAACATGCCATAGGCAACGTTTTCGATTTCATTGCACCACTGGTGCCGCTCGGTTATGCCGCCGGTCGTTTTGGCAATTTTATCAATCACGAATTACCGGGGCGCGCGGCAAGTGCAGATCTGCCATGGGCGATGCAATGGCCCGGTGTTGATCATCTGGTACACCCGTCTCCTCTCTACCAAACCCTTGTGGATGGGGTTTTGCTGTTTGTGATTGTGTGGCTGTTTTCGCGCACTCAAAAACCGCGTTGGGCAACTGGTGCGCTCTACTGCATGTTGTACGGCTGCGCGCGTTTCTTTACCGAATATTTTCGCGTGCCCGATTGGCAAATTGATATTGCCGGCCTGGCTATTTCATCGGGGCAGTTGTTAAGTTTGCCAATGATTGCGGTGGGCGCCGCTGTATTGGTTTGGGCTTACAAATATCAGCCAGCGGTTGAGTCAGTTGATTTAGCAACGAAAGAATCAAAGCAAGAATCAAAGAAAGCGGCGAGAAAAAAGAAATGA
- the dxs gene encoding 1-deoxy-D-xylulose-5-phosphate synthase, with product MFNEIPTSRPATPLLDSIDSPADLRALDEKLLPQLADELRAFLLFSVGQTGGHFGAGLGVVELTIALHYVYETPSDRLVWDVGHQTYPHKILTSRRERMNSIRQGGGLSGFPKRDESEFDTFGVGHSSTSISAALGMAIGNEMDGNGRKSVAIIGDGAMTAGMAFEALNHAAHTDTDMLVILNDNNMSISPNVGGLATYLSKIWASKFYNGLREGSKKVLTKIPSAWEFARKTEEHFKGFMSPGTLFEEMGFNYVGPINGHDLIDLVSYLRNLRDIKGPKLLHIITQKGKGFEPAELDPVGYHALNKIEPKKAVSSPNKPKYQQVFGDWLCDMAAQDKRLVGITPAMCEGSGMVDFATQYADRFYDVAIAEQHAVTLAAGMACEGQKPVVAIYSTFLQRAYDQLVHDVALQNLDVTFAIDRAGLVGEDGPTHAGSFDLSFLRCIPHMLIAAPSDENECRQLLYTAYQFPGPAAVRYPRGTGTGIAIEKTFTALPIGKGLVKREGKEVAILCFGTLLANAQQVADKLNASLCDMRFVKPLDEELIERMANSHSLIVTLEENAIAGGAGSAVSEYIASKGYVMPVLHLGLKDTFVDHANHTQQLAEQGLDAPGIETAILKRLKLLESLNTKPIKTVN from the coding sequence ATGTTCAACGAGATCCCCACTAGCCGCCCCGCCACCCCCCTTTTGGACAGCATAGATTCCCCCGCTGACCTGCGTGCGTTGGACGAAAAGCTATTGCCCCAGCTGGCGGACGAACTGCGCGCATTCCTGCTATTCAGTGTCGGCCAAACCGGCGGCCATTTTGGTGCAGGGTTGGGTGTCGTAGAGCTGACTATAGCGCTGCATTACGTTTACGAAACCCCATCCGACCGCCTGGTGTGGGATGTTGGCCACCAAACTTACCCTCATAAAATCCTTACGTCGCGTCGCGAGCGCATGAACTCTATACGTCAGGGTGGAGGCTTGTCTGGTTTTCCAAAGCGCGATGAAAGTGAGTTCGATACCTTTGGCGTAGGCCACTCAAGCACCTCAATTTCCGCCGCACTCGGTATGGCTATTGGAAACGAGATGGACGGCAATGGCCGTAAATCTGTCGCCATCATTGGCGATGGCGCTATGACCGCCGGCATGGCGTTTGAAGCCCTGAACCACGCCGCGCATACAGATACGGATATGCTGGTTATCCTCAACGATAACAACATGTCCATTTCCCCCAATGTGGGCGGCCTGGCGACTTACCTTTCCAAAATCTGGGCGAGCAAGTTTTATAACGGCTTGCGCGAAGGCAGTAAAAAAGTGCTGACCAAGATTCCCTCCGCCTGGGAATTTGCGCGCAAGACCGAGGAACACTTTAAAGGGTTTATGTCCCCCGGCACCCTGTTCGAAGAGATGGGATTCAATTATGTTGGCCCTATCAATGGCCACGATTTAATTGATCTTGTTAGCTACTTGCGCAACCTGCGCGATATTAAAGGCCCCAAGCTACTGCATATCATCACCCAAAAGGGTAAGGGTTTTGAGCCCGCGGAGCTCGACCCCGTTGGCTACCATGCACTGAATAAAATCGAACCGAAAAAAGCCGTTTCATCACCCAACAAACCCAAATACCAACAAGTTTTTGGCGATTGGCTGTGCGATATGGCGGCGCAAGACAAACGCCTTGTGGGTATTACGCCCGCCATGTGTGAAGGTTCCGGCATGGTAGATTTTGCAACTCAATACGCAGACCGTTTTTACGATGTTGCCATTGCAGAGCAGCATGCGGTGACACTTGCCGCCGGTATGGCGTGCGAAGGACAAAAGCCTGTGGTGGCGATTTACTCCACCTTTTTGCAACGCGCTTATGACCAATTGGTGCACGATGTTGCCTTGCAAAATCTCGACGTAACTTTTGCAATTGATCGCGCTGGTTTAGTCGGTGAAGATGGCCCCACCCACGCAGGCAGTTTTGATTTAAGTTTTTTGCGCTGCATTCCTCACATGCTCATTGCCGCGCCCAGCGACGAAAATGAATGTCGCCAACTTTTGTACACCGCTTATCAATTCCCCGGCCCCGCTGCTGTACGTTACCCACGCGGTACAGGTACAGGTATTGCGATTGAAAAAACATTTACAGCACTGCCAATCGGTAAAGGCCTCGTCAAGCGCGAAGGTAAAGAAGTGGCCATCTTGTGCTTTGGTACTTTGCTCGCCAACGCGCAACAAGTTGCCGATAAACTCAATGCAAGTTTGTGCGACATGCGTTTTGTAAAACCCTTGGATGAAGAATTAATTGAGCGCATGGCCAACAGTCACAGCTTGATAGTAACCCTGGAAGAAAATGCAATCGCTGGCGGCGCGGGCTCTGCGGTGAGTGAATATATTGCCAGCAAGGGCTATGTGATGCCCGTTTTACATCTTGGCTTGAAGGATACTTTTGTTGATCACGCCAACCACACCCAGCAACTTGCTGAGCAAGGCCTGGATGCACCCGGAATTGAAACCGCAATCCTCAAGCGATTGAAATTGCTTGAGTCATTAAATACAAAGCCTATAAAAACCGTTAATTAA
- a CDS encoding Fur family transcriptional regulator, with protein MYTLAKACSHHNHSHCISDAIQSARQLCDERGVRLTSLREQVLELVWQSHKPLGAYALMEMLAQASTRQVAPPTVYRALDFLLEEGLIHRINSLNAFIGCPSPTQKHQSHFLICQSCNVAVELDNAPLNRSILDAAAGAGFTLASHSVEINGLCPSCQKSTIKD; from the coding sequence ATGTACACCCTCGCCAAAGCCTGTAGCCACCATAACCACAGTCATTGTATTAGCGATGCAATTCAGTCTGCGCGCCAGTTGTGCGATGAGCGCGGTGTGCGTTTGACGAGTTTGCGCGAGCAAGTATTGGAACTGGTTTGGCAAAGCCACAAACCCCTTGGCGCTTACGCGCTGATGGAAATGCTCGCGCAAGCCTCAACTCGCCAGGTTGCACCACCAACGGTCTACCGCGCGTTGGACTTCTTGCTGGAAGAAGGCTTAATTCATCGCATTAATAGCTTGAACGCCTTTATAGGTTGCCCCTCGCCGACACAAAAACATCAAAGCCACTTTCTGATTTGCCAGAGCTGCAATGTAGCTGTTGAGCTGGACAACGCCCCATTGAATAGAAGTATTTTGGATGCTGCAGCTGGAGCAGGTTTCACTTTGGCGAGCCACAGCGTAGAAATTAATGGCCTTTGCCCAAGCTGCCAAAAAAGCACAATCAAGGATTAA
- a CDS encoding XTP/dITP diphosphatase — protein MTKKIVLASGNAGKLREFQQLLAGCGFEVVPQSDFNLSNAEETGTTFVENAIIKARHACQQTGLPAIADDSGIEVDALNGRPGVYSARYAGEGATDEANNQKLLQELSNIPASQRTARYHAVLAYMRHADDPTPILCHGTWEGIILTEARGQGGFGYDPLFFVPTHNCASAELDKAEKNRISHRGKAMQELLQKIPHA, from the coding sequence ATGACAAAAAAAATTGTGCTTGCCAGTGGTAACGCCGGTAAGTTGCGAGAGTTCCAACAATTATTGGCAGGATGCGGATTTGAAGTTGTACCGCAATCCGATTTCAATCTCAGCAATGCAGAAGAAACCGGAACTACCTTTGTTGAAAACGCCATCATCAAAGCGCGCCACGCCTGCCAACAAACGGGCTTGCCTGCAATTGCGGATGATTCGGGCATTGAAGTAGACGCGCTTAATGGTCGCCCTGGGGTTTACTCGGCGCGTTACGCTGGTGAAGGTGCAACTGACGAAGCCAACAACCAAAAACTTTTGCAGGAACTCTCAAATATTCCTGCAAGCCAACGCACCGCTCGCTACCACGCCGTGCTCGCTTACATGCGCCATGCCGATGACCCGACTCCAATTCTTTGCCACGGTACATGGGAGGGAATTATCTTGACCGAAGCTCGCGGTCAAGGCGGCTTTGGTTACGATCCATTATTTTTTGTACCAACACATAATTGTGCCTCTGCAGAATTGGATAAAGCAGAAAAAAATCGCATCAGCCATCGCGGTAAAGCCATGCAGGAATTGTTGCAAAAAATTCCGCACGCTTAA
- a CDS encoding DUF3465 domain-containing protein, which yields MKNKLMLLIVLAGISTAVYRFLPADLKSRVDTQLHKVAQVTTRVSGVPSAAANPAQKKYVLDIPDTTASVQSGEAVDLVNAFMQHQSNVQVRAQGKVIKILFDDTKGSRHQRFIVRTEAGFTILIAHNIDLAPRINSLAEGDNVSFCGEYEWNEKGGVVHWTHRDPRGHHIAGWIKHKGVNYQ from the coding sequence ATGAAAAACAAATTGATGTTGTTAATAGTCTTGGCCGGTATTTCCACGGCGGTTTATCGCTTTTTACCCGCCGATCTAAAAAGCCGGGTTGATACGCAGCTACATAAGGTGGCGCAGGTTACTACGCGGGTGTCCGGCGTGCCGAGTGCAGCTGCAAATCCTGCGCAGAAAAAATATGTGCTGGATATTCCCGACACAACTGCGAGCGTACAATCAGGCGAAGCTGTCGATCTTGTAAATGCTTTTATGCAGCATCAAAGCAATGTGCAAGTGCGTGCGCAGGGCAAGGTGATTAAGATTTTGTTTGATGATACCAAAGGCTCCAGGCACCAACGATTTATTGTGCGCACTGAGGCAGGCTTTACAATTTTAATTGCGCACAATATTGATTTGGCGCCACGCATAAATTCTCTCGCAGAGGGTGATAACGTCAGTTTTTGCGGCGAGTATGAATGGAATGAAAAAGGCGGTGTAGTGCACTGGACTCATCGTGATCCACGCGGCCATCACATCGCCGGCTGGATCAAGCACAAGGGCGTTAATTACCAATGA
- the hemW gene encoding radical SAM family heme chaperone HemW codes for MSLILPPLSLYIHIPWCIRKCPYCDFNSHQANDDIPEQDYVNALRFDLQQDAELAQGRKLASIFFGGGTPSIFSANAIAQIIKDAENIIGFEPDIEITLEANPGTFEQEKFSGFRAAGVNRLSIGIQSFNDVQLKLLGRVHGREEALRAVDVARKAGFDNINLDLMHGLPEQSVEDAKADLAQAIALAPEHISWYQLTIEQNTAFYSDPPILPFEDTLADIQDEGQSMLAQAGYEQYEISAYAKNKQRARHNINYWEFGDYLGIGAGAHGKITQPEKSLITRLWKTRLPKHYLDSVTSNKISTNLAGHQNVFGAGSDILSPSSLPLDFLMNVLRLNDGAPVKYLAERTGLDLGSLDPQWNELTQRGLVEVFEGKLRTTALGRRFLNRVLEAYAGG; via the coding sequence ATGTCACTTATCTTGCCGCCGCTATCACTTTATATTCACATTCCCTGGTGCATTCGAAAATGCCCTTATTGCGATTTTAATTCGCACCAAGCCAATGATGATATTCCTGAACAGGATTATGTGAACGCATTGCGTTTTGATTTACAGCAAGATGCAGAGTTGGCCCAAGGCAGAAAACTTGCCAGTATATTTTTTGGCGGTGGTACGCCGAGCATCTTTTCTGCAAATGCAATTGCGCAAATTATCAAAGATGCTGAAAATATTATTGGTTTTGAACCTGATATAGAAATAACACTCGAAGCAAATCCGGGAACTTTTGAGCAGGAAAAATTTTCGGGTTTCCGCGCCGCAGGTGTAAACCGTCTCTCTATAGGAATTCAAAGCTTTAATGATGTGCAATTAAAATTGCTTGGCCGTGTTCACGGCCGCGAGGAAGCCCTGCGCGCTGTGGATGTAGCGCGTAAGGCAGGGTTCGATAATATCAATCTGGATTTAATGCACGGCTTACCCGAACAATCGGTTGAAGATGCTAAAGCCGACTTGGCGCAAGCAATAGCCTTAGCACCTGAACATATTTCCTGGTATCAATTAACGATTGAACAAAACACTGCGTTTTATTCTGATCCTCCGATTTTACCTTTTGAAGATACACTTGCTGATATTCAAGATGAAGGCCAATCGATGCTTGCGCAAGCCGGGTACGAGCAGTATGAAATTTCTGCCTACGCCAAAAATAAACAGCGCGCTCGCCACAATATAAATTATTGGGAGTTTGGCGATTATTTGGGAATTGGTGCTGGTGCCCACGGTAAAATTACCCAACCAGAAAAATCCCTCATTACTCGTTTGTGGAAAACCCGTTTGCCCAAACATTATCTGGATTCTGTAACGAGCAATAAAATTTCCACCAATCTAGCTGGCCACCAAAATGTATTTGGTGCGGGTAGTGACATTCTTTCACCATCATCATTGCCACTGGATTTTTTAATGAATGTTTTGCGTTTAAATGATGGCGCACCAGTGAAATATTTGGCCGAGCGAACAGGTCTGGATCTAGGTTCATTGGACCCGCAATGGAATGAGTTAACGCAAAGAGGTTTAGTTGAAGTATTTGAAGGTAAACTACGAACTACAGCACTTGGGCGTCGGTTTTTAAATCGTGTGTTGGAAGCATACGCTGGCGGCTAA
- the znuB gene encoding zinc ABC transporter permease subunit ZnuB, which produces MADFLLYAILAGIAVALVAGPLGSFAVWRRMAYFGDTLAHSALLGITFGLLLGVNLNLAVAIGCLLLALILVGMQNNRFLATDTLLGILSHSTLALGLVCVSLFSGTRIDLLAYLFGDILSVNKVDLVSIWLISLAVIGALAWLWRPLLAITVHEELAQVEGIPVNKVRTALMLLMALVIAIAMKVVGVLLITALLIIPAAASRRLTHTPEAMAVVASLLGSIAVCLGLAASYFWDSPAGPSIVLAATLLFVLTLSKKQVL; this is translated from the coding sequence ATGGCTGATTTCCTGTTGTACGCAATTCTCGCGGGAATCGCTGTAGCCCTTGTCGCTGGCCCTTTAGGCTCGTTCGCGGTTTGGCGGCGCATGGCCTATTTTGGCGATACCCTGGCGCATTCAGCTTTATTAGGGATTACGTTTGGATTGTTATTGGGCGTAAACCTAAACCTTGCGGTAGCTATAGGATGCCTGTTACTGGCGCTCATATTGGTCGGCATGCAAAACAATCGCTTTCTAGCGACCGACACCCTGCTGGGAATTTTGTCTCACTCAACCCTCGCTTTGGGTCTGGTGTGCGTTAGTTTGTTCAGCGGCACACGCATTGACCTGCTCGCCTATTTGTTTGGCGATATTCTTTCAGTTAACAAGGTCGATCTCGTCAGTATTTGGCTGATTTCATTAGCAGTTATAGGTGCATTGGCGTGGTTGTGGCGACCTTTACTGGCCATTACCGTTCATGAAGAACTGGCCCAAGTGGAGGGGATTCCGGTAAACAAGGTGCGCACCGCACTTATGTTGCTGATGGCTTTGGTGATTGCGATAGCCATGAAAGTCGTTGGAGTATTGCTTATCACTGCTTTGCTGATTATTCCCGCTGCCGCCAGCCGCCGTCTCACTCACACACCGGAAGCTATGGCTGTAGTCGCCAGTCTTTTGGGTAGTATCGCGGTATGCCTTGGCCTTGCTGCATCTTACTTTTGGGATAGCCCGGCAGGTCCGTCTATCGTCCTGGCTGCCACCTTGCTATTTGTACTGACCTTGAGCAAAAAACAGGTTTTGTGA
- a CDS encoding zinc ABC transporter substrate-binding protein, with product MLHYNLSSHSVSLGERVRIMGFGFLQLAATLTFLVVSCASQAKPLVLSSLKPLTLIAQEITGSNADVDTLLPASASHHDYPLKVSDHARLQKADVFLWIGPELESFLQKPVANLPRTKILTAYDLPGLYWPVEEGGGASHGDHDHHAKDPHIWLDPRNAVIVAQALTQKLVQVDGANAGKYRANLQIFVEKMQQLDRRLQASLKPVANVGFAVYHEGFAHFVSHYGLRQLDYVAFTPEQKPGAKHMHQLRERLAKEGKCLFLEPYNNMQSTRDLAQELQLRLGTLDALGAQDVTTYTQLLEQMAAAFSACLTNRRN from the coding sequence ATGTTACACTATAACCTTTCATCTCACAGCGTTTCACTGGGCGAGCGGGTTAGGATTATGGGTTTCGGGTTTTTACAGTTGGCTGCGACATTGACATTCCTGGTGGTCAGCTGCGCAAGTCAGGCTAAGCCGCTTGTATTATCCAGCCTTAAACCCTTGACCTTGATTGCTCAGGAAATCACGGGTTCAAACGCAGATGTGGATACCCTTCTACCTGCCTCGGCCTCTCATCACGATTACCCATTAAAAGTCTCCGATCATGCGCGCTTGCAAAAAGCTGACGTGTTTTTGTGGATTGGGCCTGAGTTGGAAAGTTTTCTGCAAAAGCCGGTCGCAAATTTGCCGCGTACAAAAATTCTTACCGCCTATGATCTTCCGGGTCTTTATTGGCCAGTAGAAGAGGGCGGTGGCGCGTCGCACGGAGATCATGATCATCATGCAAAAGATCCGCATATTTGGTTGGATCCGCGTAATGCCGTGATAGTCGCGCAGGCTTTAACACAAAAGCTGGTTCAGGTGGATGGAGCGAACGCGGGGAAATATCGTGCAAATCTGCAGATTTTTGTGGAAAAAATGCAGCAATTGGATCGTAGGCTGCAAGCATCTTTAAAGCCGGTGGCCAATGTGGGGTTTGCGGTTTACCACGAAGGTTTTGCGCATTTTGTTAGCCATTATGGCTTGCGCCAGCTAGATTACGTCGCTTTTACACCCGAGCAAAAACCGGGCGCAAAACATATGCACCAGTTACGGGAGCGATTGGCCAAGGAAGGGAAATGTTTATTTTTAGAGCCCTACAACAATATGCAATCTACGCGCGATTTGGCTCAGGAATTACAGTTGCGCCTTGGCACGCTCGACGCTTTGGGCGCACAAGATGTGACCACCTATACGCAACTCCTGGAACAAATGGCGGCGGCTTTCTCAGCCTGCTTGACGAATCGACGTAACTAA
- a CDS encoding UDP-2,3-diacylglucosamine diphosphatase, whose translation MNASSSVLSNALAIERESTIPLRTATPLVNARTIWISDVHLGYRDCKADYLLDFLNHIHCDTLYLVGDIVDLWSLKRRFCWPQKHYQVILKLYELAARGVRVIYVPGNHDEPLRRFCGQYFGPIEIQHEHEYLSADGKRFLIMHGDAMDAYINHSWLARIVGDHGYDLLLFINRWGNRLRKWMGRPYFSLAGLIKSNIKGAKAAIHTYQQECLSEAKRRNYDGVICGHIHYPALFEQDGLRYCNTGDWIENCSALIEDYQGNMRILHHTDHLRWEGEINTASAHA comes from the coding sequence ATGAATGCATCCAGCTCTGTGTTGTCAAATGCCTTAGCCATTGAACGTGAATCAACGATTCCACTCCGCACTGCAACCCCGCTCGTTAATGCCCGCACCATTTGGATTTCCGATGTGCATCTCGGTTATCGCGATTGCAAAGCAGATTACCTGCTCGATTTTCTCAATCATATTCATTGCGACACGCTTTATTTAGTGGGCGATATTGTTGATCTCTGGTCACTCAAGCGCCGCTTTTGTTGGCCGCAAAAACACTATCAGGTAATTTTAAAACTTTACGAATTGGCAGCACGGGGTGTTCGCGTAATTTACGTACCCGGCAACCACGACGAACCCTTGCGCCGTTTTTGCGGACAATATTTCGGCCCTATTGAAATTCAACATGAACACGAATATTTAAGTGCAGATGGTAAACGCTTTTTAATTATGCACGGCGATGCAATGGACGCTTACATCAATCACTCATGGCTCGCGCGTATCGTAGGCGACCACGGCTACGATTTATTATTGTTTATCAACCGTTGGGGAAATCGTTTGCGCAAATGGATGGGACGCCCGTACTTTTCATTAGCAGGTCTTATTAAAAGCAATATCAAAGGCGCTAAAGCGGCAATTCATACCTATCAACAGGAATGCTTAAGTGAAGCAAAGCGGCGCAATTACGATGGCGTAATTTGCGGCCATATTCATTACCCCGCGCTGTTTGAGCAAGATGGATTGCGTTACTGCAACACAGGTGACTGGATAGAAAATTGTAGTGCCCTGATTGAAGATTACCAAGGCAATATGCGCATATTGCATCACACAGATCATTTACGCTGGGAGGGTGAAATTAATACCGCCAGCGCTCACGCATAA
- a CDS encoding Dabb family protein, with product MSGTISHLSHHVYFWLKNPESKEDVAQLIRGVKTLTTIETIKGFHIATPAATEERGVIDNSYSVSWLAFFDNEADEHVYQTHATHLKFIADCEHLWSKVTVYDSVQTAE from the coding sequence ATGAGCGGCACTATTTCCCATTTATCGCACCATGTTTATTTTTGGTTAAAAAATCCAGAATCAAAAGAAGACGTGGCGCAACTTATTCGCGGCGTTAAAACACTGACCACGATTGAAACCATCAAAGGCTTTCATATAGCAACACCTGCGGCAACCGAAGAGCGCGGCGTTATTGATAACAGCTATAGCGTTTCCTGGTTGGCTTTTTTTGATAATGAAGCTGATGAACATGTTTATCAAACACACGCGACACATTTAAAGTTTATTGCAGACTGTGAACATTTGTGGAGCAAAGTGACTGTGTATGATTCTGTTCAAACCGCAGAATAA